The segment CAcacttgttttataatatttcacaacattactatttttttctctctctctatttctgatCAAATTGATGCATGTGAGCATGAGAAAGCTATTTCAAGAAATGCTCTTTAttccaaactaaaataaaaatactttaatttgTATAATGATCGTGGTTTGTTTTATTGAGTAGTGGCAACCTTGTCCAATGCTATAATGTAGtaccacaacaaaaataaaatttaattttaaaataaataaatcgaagtggtagagcattgcgttagcagcgtaAGGTTGTGCGTTCGATTCCCAGGGATCCACgtaaggtaaaaaatgtatagcctgaaagcactgtaagtcgctttgaataaaagcgtctgctaaatgcataaatgtatttaatttaaaataataattgaatatgaTATGTCCTTCAAACAGAAGCTTTTAGAATCTTTCTGTTGTTGTTAGTCATGCAATTCACAGTTGCATTTACCAACAATAAGTGTACAGACTGCGTGGGATTTTGAGAGAAACTTTCAGAGAAACTTCCAAAGGACAAGAGGAAAAGAGCTCGACCCACCCAGAGAATACATCTCCAGCTGTTGTCTGAGTCGGACCTTCTGCAGACTGTCGTAGAAGCTGGGCTCGGAGGGTCTGTCGACTGATGGAGGGAGAGAGAAGATGCGCATGATCTTCCTCTTATTCCTGTATGAAAACAAAACGAGATATTCATGGCTGTCATTAGAGGATATATGAGATTACAATCTACTGTCATGTTACATGTTACTGTGATCATGTTCACAGGTTTAATTGTGATCTTGCGGTTAAAGAAGGTGAAATGAAATGCACGCGTACTTTCTGGCGTACATCAGCAGGGCGAAACTGACCAGAATGACCAGCAGGTAAACATTAGTGGCCTCGTTCCAGGCTTCGTGCACGGAATAATCCAGAGACTCGTCATCCGCCATCACCCCGTACCCGCCCATGATCAGATTAATGTGCGTTTATTAAAATGCCAACATATACTGAAGATGGACGAGATTTGTTGTTCAGAAAACTGCGACTGCAACACAAATATACATTCAGTTCCTGATGAGCGCGCGTGCAGATACAACTTCAAAATAAAGGTCCCTGTGCAACCGTTTGAGGAATTCGCATTTTATCACTAGcgatttgattatatatatatatatatatatatatatatatatatatatatatatatatatatatatatatatatatatatatatatatatatatatatatatatatatatatcttttatacagtctctatataaatatatatatatatatatatatatatatatatatatatagtatgtctGATGTATGTTGTATAGTATATAGTATGTCTGATGTATGTTGTATAGTATATAGTATGTctgatgtatatatacacataataataataatatgctttattattattattattaggataGTGTTATTGTGATCTAGCAATTAAGCAACTGAATTCTCCAGCATCCCATAATAAcgttaatatatattaatgtacaaaaactgatttatttcttaattaatctaaaattaattaaagcttaattaatataattatagtcttaatttataatttcaaatattaatcaaaaaacaaaattacagtattttattgaCAATGtaatttttccctttttttttttacaatttaatatttttgttttttaaatgttgttgctctctctctctctctctctctttcgctctttCACACGCATAAACTCACCTTTACTTTGGCGCTGAGCTTCCGTGTTTTCTCTTATTATGGCTTGCTTCATTTCCTTGAGCAGTGTAAACAGGAAGTTAAATGTAACGCCGTAGGATGGTTTCATTGGTCGAATGCTCATGAGGCGTGGCAGAATACGACTTGCTGATTGGCTGCTATGATCCTAAACCAGTCTCTGTTCATCCCAAACATAAACACACGGAACACAGGGCGATACAGTTTACAATGTCGTTACGAGGAATTTTAAAGATAattcccctatatatatatatatatatatatatatatatatataaattggtattttttttaactgtgtttacatatttattttaagaggCAGTAAATGTAATGTCACGCAAGAAAACATACCTGCACCTGTATCTTTCTGTAAATGCTTAAAATCACTGCAATGTAATCATGACACATTTATCTCTCTGAAATCACTGAACTTAGAAAATGACTTAAGGTTGTTAATTAGTATGAAAACTGAAATAACGTAAtgcatgtaaaaatatttaacaagctCTTTCCTTTGCAGTACACACGTTCCCTAGAGAGCAGAGTTTGTCTAAAAACAGCAGTTGCTCATTTGACTCATAAGTCATAACAGAAGGTGTTCATGTTCACCTTCGGGGAGGGTTTTTGCCCAATGTCTTAAAGGTTCTCGCCCATCGTCCTGCTGAATGTCGGGCATTCTTCTCTTATAACAATGCCTCATGATCAAGGAACGTTGTTAGCTAGTATCATCTTTTTTTATGAATCCACATCTATACGCAtatcaatttgtttttatttagttttcagcTGGAGGAAAATATGAATCAGGTTTTTGCTTGATGAATTGGGGTTAGATGATGTTGGGAAATAATGCTGGAAACCGTCTTGTCCTGTATTTTTACCCTGCATCAAACCCATTTTTAAACAAGATTTTAGtagttattttataaatataattagaaaccactcaatatttgtatttttttttttaaaaacctgaaGGGTGATTAAAAATTGGGGGAAAATAGTAAGACATGTTTACTAGTTAGGAGACCTACAGTCTACACATTATTTCATTCATACAAatgatattttttaacatttattttttaacttttttgatgttaaatatagatattttaatattttttaagaaatcaggATGTGATccaagttccctttcataggtcacttcgatgctgcggtgacgtcaccgtatgggaacacctctcggtgtgacgaatgtctgaagccctataccatcccgccaatcctattggccaaatagagCTTGGCACCGtcccacgcatgcgtacgcatcgtatacctgggcgccgcgcgctatttcgctcagatttcctTTCCAtcaggaaagcgaatcatctgtgccctaggaatcatctcgcgttctcagcggttttctccgagcagtgttaactcctcttcgcggacgcaaTGAATTTTCGGAAGTGTAAGGAACCGTGTACCAGGTTCATCACGAAGGGAGACTCTCATGAAAGGTGCGTAGTGTGCTTGGGCTTACATCACACACAGGCAGCAATTAGCGGCCTTTTTTCTTGCCCCCACTGTGATGGCCTGCGACTTATAGTACTGCGCTCAAGGGTAGAAGTGTTTTCTAAGGTCGCCCCCGCGTCTAACCCCCGCCGTGTCACTTCTGCGGCTGCTGAGGCACTGCACGAGGCGATGGCTTGGGGAGACATGTGCGACATGGATTATGAGGACAGCGCTGCGCTGGAGTTTTCTCCacgtcgctcgctctcccctaccctagtgCAGGAAGCGAGCTTTGTCGAACCAGTCATGTTCTCAAACGAGGATTTACAGCCCACCCCGGAGGCATATGATgctatctccttcggttgtggatGATATGACAACGACATATTATcacctcggggtctgaggacttcgtgGCCGACgctagccctctccctcctagtggacaggagaagcgtgtttccccctcctacagcgaGCTGTTCGACGTGGTTTCTCGCGCGGTGGGTAAACTGGGACTGGATTGAGAGGTCGAGAGGGCCGAGGCCCAATCTTCATCTAAGCTGGACAACCGTTTTCTGACTAGTCGTACACCTGCGTAGCCCCGAAGGCCCTTgccttttttcccggacctccaccaggaggtttcgaggtcctggaaacagccattCTCGGCGCGCATCACTAACGATGTGGCTGCAGATTTTGCCACCATTTCTGACATGGcgaaccatggctatgcagcgatgcctccggtggaagagactctcgccgaacatctcgcGCCTAATTCGGCGACGGcatggaagtctcgcccccttcttCCTTCTAAGGCATGTCGAGTCACGTCCAGCCTCGTcgggaaatcctacatggccgcAGGCCAGGCGGCCGCTTCGCTCcagtgccagggactgtgccctccactaaagagtgctgttggaccgcttttgcgcatccaaccctctcactgcagtccccacactcaaacattgactgtctcgcagcaaagggcGCTTCAAGCAGCATTGgatcagacactctgcgcaattcaGCCTTCAGATTCCGAGGGATGGTTCAAGGGTCTGGCAAAGACGgcccgtttatgacggctcacacagccgacgctttttcgctagcggcagagcccgatgttcatcttgttggattaattcctgccgtggacacgcttcaggattatacacaacgagacgcaacgactTTGACGCATGCTCTTCCCCTGCTTATGAACGCCGccagcttttcgtgcccggacattttaacgcgTATGAAAACGTTGCAGAAGGCGGAAATCTTGAAACCGCTAatgttgtttcgggccgcgtgggaatgCTTGCCCAGCATTtcacaatgggtgttacgcacaattcgtcacggatacaccatttcGAAAAGGCCTgcctcctttccgcggaattcttccCACGGTTGTGAAGCCAAAGGAAATAGCgatgctgcgacaggagatgtcagctctgctgagcaaaggggctatagaggaagtacacccctct is part of the Carassius carassius chromosome 33, fCarCar2.1, whole genome shotgun sequence genome and harbors:
- the LOC132114326 gene encoding small integral membrane protein 19-like isoform X1; translation: MGGYGVMADDESLDYSVHEAWNEATNVYLLVILVSFALLMYARKNKRKIMRIFSLPPSVDRPSEPSFYDSLQKVRLRQQLEMYSLARKCDQQQQQQSDSVQLSME
- the LOC132114326 gene encoding small integral membrane protein 19-like isoform X2 — protein: MGGYGVMADDESLDYSVHEAWNEATNVYLLVILVSFALLMNKRKIMRIFSLPPSVDRPSEPSFYDSLQKVRLRQQLEMYSLARKCDQQQQQQSDSVQLSME
- the LOC132114326 gene encoding small integral membrane protein 19-like isoform X3 encodes the protein MTSLWIIPCTKPGTRPLMFTCWSFWNKRKIMRIFSLPPSVDRPSEPSFYDSLQKVRLRQQLEMYSLARKCDQQQQQQSDSVQLSME